From Phragmites australis chromosome 5, lpPhrAust1.1, whole genome shotgun sequence, a single genomic window includes:
- the LOC133919605 gene encoding rop guanine nucleotide exchange factor 14-like isoform X1, protein MRMKTLACCRRRPQDLSIDMDQEPDRVMTYSGLESRIINSPSYDEDSGISATTGADDCVATDSLDDEVSSCSSSKDACGSSFSSHCLSLHKQENEHSLYELGTPSAVHPLPFRGKKPITYNLSASDIEYMKEKFAKLLLGGDNSGGARGVCTALALSNAITNLSATVFGELWKLEPLCEEKKIRWRKEMDWLLSPTTYMVELVPMKQSGADGCMFEIMTPKARSDVHVNLPALQKLDSMLIEVTDSMVDTEYWYEESGSRADVRGKNNGPRKSKKWWLPSPCVPEQGLSQFQRKRLVFQAKLVHQILKAAKSINEQVLFQMPIPAAVMDALPKSGRASLGEDLYHAITTEYIPIEEIFVSLSLKTEHSVLETINRLEGAVFAWNQRILYERSKRSLGRHSWNFMKDSSSELEKMSACIERVDTLVQLLKSRFPNLPPTFIDVLKVQYNVDVGHAIVEAYSRVLVGVAFSILSRVAEILLEDDLIKKPNTPMATLKFDLSSDVYLAGITETLPGHIRRSLMDQINLVDGRFDTVVKKKGVKQLRW, encoded by the exons ATGAGGATGAAGACGCTGGCGTgctgccggcggcggccgcAGGATTTGAGCATCGACATGGACCAAGAGCCGGACA GGGTGATGACATACAGTGGCCTAGAGAGCCGCATTATCAACAGTCCATCCTATGATGAGGATAGTGGCATTAGTGCAACAACTGGGGCAGATGACTGTGTCGCCACCGATTCCCTTGACGATGAAGTCTCAAGCTGCTCTTCTAGTAAAGATGCTTGTGGCTCTTCCTTCTCTTCGCACTGCCTTTCGTTGCACAAGCAGGAGAACGAGCATTCACTTTATGAATTGGGTACACCCAGTGCTGTTCATCCACTTCCTTTCAGAGGGAAGAAACCAATCACATATAATTTGAGTGCTTCTGATATTGAATACATGAAGGAAAAGTTTGCAAAGCTATTGCTTGGTGGTGATAATTCAGGAGGAGCTAGGGGCGTTTGCACTGCTCTGGCTTTGTCCAATGCCATAACCAATCTCTCAG CCACTGTTTTTGGAGAACTTTGGAAACTGGAACCATTGTGTGAAGAGAAAAAGATCAGATGGCGAAAGGAAATGGACTGGTTGCTGTCTCCTACAACTTATATGGTCGAGCTGGTTCCGATGAAGCAAAGTGGAGCTGACGGATGCATGTTTGAG ATTATGACTCCAAAGGCTCGGTCAGATGTCCATGTGAACCTTCCTGCTCTTCAGAAGCTTGATTCTATGCTCATT GAAGTGACGGATTCGATGGTAGACACAGAGTATTGGTATGAGGAGAGTGGTAGCCGAGCTGATGTGCGGGGAAAAAATAATGGTCCACGGAAGAGTAAAAAGTGGTGGCTTCCATCCCCTTGTGTCCCCGAGCAAGGGCTATCTCAATTTCAGAGAAAAAGGCTTGTTTTTCAGGCTAAGCTTGTTCATCAGATCCTCAAAGCAGCAAAATCCATCAACGAACAAGTCCTATTTCAGATGCCTATTCCCGCAGCTGTTATGGACGCCCTTCCGAAG TCTGGGAGAGCTAGCTTGGGCGAAGATTTGTATCATGCTATAACCACGGAGTACATTCCTATAGAGGAAATCTTTGTTTCTCTCAGTTTGAAAACTGAGCATAGTGTTCTTGAGACTATTAACCGGTTGGAGGGTGCGGTGTTTGCGTGGAATCAAAggattttatatgaaagaagcaAGCGGTCCCTAGGACGACATTCCTGGAACTTCATGAAGGATAGTTCGTCGGAACTTGAGAAGATGTCTGCGTGCATTGAAAGGGTTGATACTCTTGTGCAGCTTCTGAAATCCAGATTCCCCAACCTACCTCCAACTTTTATAGATGTTTTAAAGGTCCAATACAACGTG GACGTGGGGCATGCCATTGTGGAGGCCTACTCAAGGGTTCTTGTTGGGGTAGCATTCAGCATACTGTCACGGGTAGCAGAGATACTGCTGGAGGATGACCTGATCAAGAAGCCCAACACCCCCATGGCCACGCTGAAGTTCGACCTCTCGTCTGACGTGTATCTGGCAGGCATCACCGAGACTCTACCGGGGCACATCCGGCGGTCCCTTATGGACCAGATCAACCTGGTCGACGGGCGCTTCGACACTGTGGTCAAGAAGAAAGGGGTGAAGCAGCTGAGGTGGTGA
- the LOC133919605 gene encoding rop guanine nucleotide exchange factor 14-like isoform X2 produces the protein MTYSGLESRIINSPSYDEDSGISATTGADDCVATDSLDDEVSSCSSSKDACGSSFSSHCLSLHKQENEHSLYELGTPSAVHPLPFRGKKPITYNLSASDIEYMKEKFAKLLLGGDNSGGARGVCTALALSNAITNLSATVFGELWKLEPLCEEKKIRWRKEMDWLLSPTTYMVELVPMKQSGADGCMFEIMTPKARSDVHVNLPALQKLDSMLIEVTDSMVDTEYWYEESGSRADVRGKNNGPRKSKKWWLPSPCVPEQGLSQFQRKRLVFQAKLVHQILKAAKSINEQVLFQMPIPAAVMDALPKSGRASLGEDLYHAITTEYIPIEEIFVSLSLKTEHSVLETINRLEGAVFAWNQRILYERSKRSLGRHSWNFMKDSSSELEKMSACIERVDTLVQLLKSRFPNLPPTFIDVLKVQYNVDVGHAIVEAYSRVLVGVAFSILSRVAEILLEDDLIKKPNTPMATLKFDLSSDVYLAGITETLPGHIRRSLMDQINLVDGRFDTVVKKKGVKQLRW, from the exons ATGACATACAGTGGCCTAGAGAGCCGCATTATCAACAGTCCATCCTATGATGAGGATAGTGGCATTAGTGCAACAACTGGGGCAGATGACTGTGTCGCCACCGATTCCCTTGACGATGAAGTCTCAAGCTGCTCTTCTAGTAAAGATGCTTGTGGCTCTTCCTTCTCTTCGCACTGCCTTTCGTTGCACAAGCAGGAGAACGAGCATTCACTTTATGAATTGGGTACACCCAGTGCTGTTCATCCACTTCCTTTCAGAGGGAAGAAACCAATCACATATAATTTGAGTGCTTCTGATATTGAATACATGAAGGAAAAGTTTGCAAAGCTATTGCTTGGTGGTGATAATTCAGGAGGAGCTAGGGGCGTTTGCACTGCTCTGGCTTTGTCCAATGCCATAACCAATCTCTCAG CCACTGTTTTTGGAGAACTTTGGAAACTGGAACCATTGTGTGAAGAGAAAAAGATCAGATGGCGAAAGGAAATGGACTGGTTGCTGTCTCCTACAACTTATATGGTCGAGCTGGTTCCGATGAAGCAAAGTGGAGCTGACGGATGCATGTTTGAG ATTATGACTCCAAAGGCTCGGTCAGATGTCCATGTGAACCTTCCTGCTCTTCAGAAGCTTGATTCTATGCTCATT GAAGTGACGGATTCGATGGTAGACACAGAGTATTGGTATGAGGAGAGTGGTAGCCGAGCTGATGTGCGGGGAAAAAATAATGGTCCACGGAAGAGTAAAAAGTGGTGGCTTCCATCCCCTTGTGTCCCCGAGCAAGGGCTATCTCAATTTCAGAGAAAAAGGCTTGTTTTTCAGGCTAAGCTTGTTCATCAGATCCTCAAAGCAGCAAAATCCATCAACGAACAAGTCCTATTTCAGATGCCTATTCCCGCAGCTGTTATGGACGCCCTTCCGAAG TCTGGGAGAGCTAGCTTGGGCGAAGATTTGTATCATGCTATAACCACGGAGTACATTCCTATAGAGGAAATCTTTGTTTCTCTCAGTTTGAAAACTGAGCATAGTGTTCTTGAGACTATTAACCGGTTGGAGGGTGCGGTGTTTGCGTGGAATCAAAggattttatatgaaagaagcaAGCGGTCCCTAGGACGACATTCCTGGAACTTCATGAAGGATAGTTCGTCGGAACTTGAGAAGATGTCTGCGTGCATTGAAAGGGTTGATACTCTTGTGCAGCTTCTGAAATCCAGATTCCCCAACCTACCTCCAACTTTTATAGATGTTTTAAAGGTCCAATACAACGTG GACGTGGGGCATGCCATTGTGGAGGCCTACTCAAGGGTTCTTGTTGGGGTAGCATTCAGCATACTGTCACGGGTAGCAGAGATACTGCTGGAGGATGACCTGATCAAGAAGCCCAACACCCCCATGGCCACGCTGAAGTTCGACCTCTCGTCTGACGTGTATCTGGCAGGCATCACCGAGACTCTACCGGGGCACATCCGGCGGTCCCTTATGGACCAGATCAACCTGGTCGACGGGCGCTTCGACACTGTGGTCAAGAAGAAAGGGGTGAAGCAGCTGAGGTGGTGA